Below is a genomic region from Microthrixaceae bacterium.
GAGCCAAAGGACCTCACCAGCCATGCGCACCAAGCGAACTGCAAAGACTCCCCTCCTCCTGGTCGCTTCCCTGGGCATCGCACTCAGCGGCTGCGGCGGCTCCGATGACGCTGCTGAAAACGCCGCCAGCGAAATCGCCGAGCAGTTGGCCGAGCAACAGACGGGCGGAGACGTCGACCTCAACGTCGACGATGACGGCGCGGTCCGGATCGAGACCGACGAGGGTTCCGCGACCTATGGGATGAACAAGGTTCCGGAGTCCTGGCCGTCCGACATCGCACTCCCCGAGGGGCTTGCGGTCGTGGGCGGCAGCGATGTCGATTCCGGCGAGGGGCTCATGACCACCATCACCGCAACGACCGACATGGCCCCGGGCGAGGTGCTCGACTTCTTCAAGGCCGAACTCGCCGATTGGGAGATCTCCAACGAGGTTTCCACCACGGTCGGCGAAGCAGAGTTGGCGGGCGCCCAGTGGGACAACGGTTCTCGCGTCGTTCAGCTGTCGGCCACGGGCAGCGGGGACGACAAGCATTTGACGCTGGCTCACACGGACAAGGGCTGATCCTCGGCGGGGGCGTGTAGGGGCTCGCTCCCCTGCACGCCCCCATCGCCTGCCCCGCACCTTCCATGCCCCGCACCTTCGCTGTCAGACGTGTCTGATGTGATGTCTCCCATGAGAAACGATGCCGTGAGCGTTGTTTCGCAGCTTGCAGCCTCTCGAAACAGCGTCTTCACACGTCATCAGGCTGCCGCCCTTGGGCTCACCAAGCGACAGATCTCCAACATGTTGGCGGCGGGGCTCCTCCACGAACCGTGGCGCGGAGCCCTCGTCGCCTGCCGTCCGGGATGCGCCCCGACGTGGGATCAGCTGCTGCGCGCCGCACTGCTCGAACGGCCGGCATGGGCTGCGGACTGTTCGGCCGCGCGGCTCCAAGGCTTCGAGGGCTTCGAGGACTCCGAGGAGTTGCAGCTCATCTGCTCCCCTTCGGCACACATTCGCCTCGGCGGGGTTTCGGTTCGCCGCACCCAACACCTGGACCCGGCCGGGCCCTACGCGATGAAGCTGGGATGACGGTGTCGGTCGGGGTCCACCGGTGATGGAGGGGCCTCCACAAATCTCGTGACTGCTTGACGGTCAGAGACGAGGGAGGCCCCCGTTGGTTGAAGGTAGTGGTGCGTGCTGGTTCGGCGCGCCAGGGTTCGAGGTGCTGCGCGTCGCCGATGACGGTGGCGAGCTGGTCATCGAGGTCGAGACGACCGCGTCGACGGTCGGGTGCGGCCGGTGCGGTGTGCGTGCCCGTGCGAAGGACCGGCGGTGGGTGACGGTGCGTGACGCCCCGTCAGGCAGCAGGGCGGTGCTGGTCCGGTGGCGCAAACGCGTGTGGGCCTGCCCCGACGCGGAGTGCCCGGCGAAGACGTGGACCGAGTTGTCACCGCTGGTCGCACCGCGGCGGGTGCTGACGGCCCGGGCGGCGGAGTGGGCTGCAGATCGGGTCGCCAGCGTGGAGGGGACGCCGGCGTCGATCGCCGCTCAGTTCGGGGTGTCGTGGTCGACGGTGTGGACGGCGGTTGAGCGGATCGGCCGTCAGCGTGTCGAGGACCCTGATCGGGTCGGACCGGCGGCGATGGTGGGGTTCGATGAGACCGTGATGCAACCAGCGCACCGGCGCCGCCGACGACGGTTCATCACCGCTGTTGTCGATGTCGGCACCGGTCAGATCCTCGACGTGTTCGAGGGCCGTGATGCCCGTGATCTGCGGGCCTGGATGGCGACCATGCCGCCGGACTGGTTGGCCCGGATCGAGGTGGTGTCGGTCGATCCGCACGAGGGCTACCGGTCAGCGGTGACCGGGGCGACGAGTCCGTTGCGTGACGTCACGATCGTCGTCGACCCGTTCCACATCGTCAGGTTGGGCAACGCCGCGGTCACACGGTGTCGCCAGCGGGTGCAGGGCGAGACGCTCGAGCATCGCGGGTGGAAGGGCGACCCGCTCCACGACGTCCGCAAGCTGTTGTTGATGGGCGCTGAACGCCTCGACGACATCGGCTGGGACCGGCTCCATCGGGCGCTGCGTGATGGCGACCCCGACGGCGAGGTGCGGGACTGCTGGGTCGCGAAGGAGAAGCTCCGCGACGTCTACCTCACCAACGACCCCGACGAAGCGGCCGGCCGTCTCGACGACGTCATCGTGTGGTGCTCCGATGCTGA
It encodes:
- a CDS encoding type IV toxin-antitoxin system AbiEi family antitoxin domain-containing protein translates to MRNDAVSVVSQLAASRNSVFTRHQAAALGLTKRQISNMLAAGLLHEPWRGALVACRPGCAPTWDQLLRAALLERPAWAADCSAARLQGFEGFEDSEELQLICSPSAHIRLGGVSVRRTQHLDPAGPYAMKLG
- a CDS encoding ISL3 family transposase, which encodes MVEGSGACWFGAPGFEVLRVADDGGELVIEVETTASTVGCGRCGVRARAKDRRWVTVRDAPSGSRAVLVRWRKRVWACPDAECPAKTWTELSPLVAPRRVLTARAAEWAADRVASVEGTPASIAAQFGVSWSTVWTAVERIGRQRVEDPDRVGPAAMVGFDETVMQPAHRRRRRRFITAVVDVGTGQILDVFEGRDARDLRAWMATMPPDWLARIEVVSVDPHEGYRSAVTGATSPLRDVTIVVDPFHIVRLGNAAVTRCRQRVQGETLEHRGWKGDPLHDVRKLLLMGAERLDDIGWDRLHRALRDGDPDGEVRDCWVAKEKLRDVYLTNDPDEAAGRLDDVIVWCSDADSGPELRRLAKTLKRWRQQILNRHSTGASNGPVEAANLLIKQVKRSGRGFRNLDNYRLRILLAGGTNPMRETQQVTSIRPRRPRLVA